Within Methanobrevibacter arboriphilus JCM 13429 = DSM 1125, the genomic segment AAAATATTATCATTTATTGTAATACAAATATTTAATAAAAATATTCAATAATGTAAATAATTAATAATACAAATATTGAATTATTCAATTATTCATTGTTCAAACAAATTTTAATAGCATTAACTGGGCATAAAGCCTCACATTCTCTACAAGATATACATAAATCTTGATTCACAAATATCTCATCGTCTTTTAAACTTAATGCATCAACAGGACATTGATTTACACAAACTCCACAAGCTTGACATAAACTTTTCTGAATCCTAAATTCTCCATCCCGAACAGAATCAATAGTTCTCCTAATGAAATAAATATCATTACCACGAGTTTCAAAAAACTCCTCAGTTAATTCAATAGCTGTTACAGGACAAGTAGAGACACATTTACCACAAAAAACACAATTATCTTCAATATGGATTGGAGAAGGCATTTCAAGCCAAATAGCATTTACAGGGCAAATAGGAATACATTCACCACAACCAATACAAGTATCTTCAAAAATCTTGATTTTACGGATTGGTGGGAAATATTCAACTAAATCATTTAATTCAACTACAGAGATGTCTGAAACAATTTTATCTTGAATTTTATCAATAATAGAATTAGTAACATTGATTTCAAAATCTTTACCCTCTTTAGAAGAATAATCATGAGCTAAATCAGTTAAAATTGAATCAACTTTAGAAATATCATTAGATAATTTTTTAATATCATTATCTATAATATTAGAAGCTATCTCTAAAGATCTAATTTTATTAAAAGATTCATAAGCTTTTTTACGAGAAGAATATTTAATAGCTGATGATGGACAAACCTCCATACATTCTTCACATCTTGCACAATAAGATGGATCAATATAAGGCAATTTACTTGTTTTTCCAACATTAATAGCTCCCCTAGAAGGACATATTCTTGTACAAGTCATACAACCAATACAATTCTTTTGATTTACAACAATTGCCCTTCCACCAGAAACAGTTCTAGGAAGAATTTCACCATATTTAATTGCATCAGTTGGGCAAGATCTAAAACAATACCCACATCTAACACATTTATCCTCATCAATTTCACTATGAACTTCTTCACTACCAGAAGAAGTTAAATGAATTGCTCCAGTTTTACAAGAAGAAACACAAGCCCCACAAGCTCTACAAAGTTTAGGATTTATATTAGGAATATTTTCTCTAATAGGTTCTGCTAACTTTGTTTCTATTTTTATAGCATCATAAGGACAAGCTTCCCTACATAAAACACAACCAAAACATTTTTCATTAATTTTAGTATTATTATCCTCTGAATCAATATAAACTGCTTCAACTGGACAAGCTTTAAGACAAGGTTTATCCTCACATATTTCGCACTTACTATTATCGATTTCATAATCGACTTCAACTTCTCTTAATGGTTTAGTGCATTTTTTAGTAGAAACCTCGATAATAATCATCTCCTCAATAAATTCACCTATTAGCTAATTGAGATTCTTTCAAAGTAATTAAAATAACTTTTTCTCCATCAACTTCATCAAGTAAAAACTTAGCTATGAAATATTTAACAACAGAGAAAGGACAAGTCTGGTAACAATTACTACATCTTAAACATTTGTCAGAATCTCTTTCAACTTTATTTTCATCAGGACTATAGGTAATAGCCCCTGTTGGACATTCATCAACACATAAACGACATTTTTCACACTTAGACTCATCCCAAGTAATAATCCTAATTTTTAATCTATCAGTTGCATTTTCAATAACTTCTAAAGCAACTTCTTCATCAGGTAATATCTGTAATGCCTTATCCCAAATTTTAGATAAAGGTAACTGTAATTTAAGAAGTTTTTCAGAAGGTAAACTTTGTAATTCATCTTCTTTACTTTCAATAAACTCTTCAAGAGTATTTACAACAAGACGAATAATAGCTTTTTGATCTTCGAGATTATCTATAAATACTCCTTTCATAGCTCCCTTAACAGGACAAGCTTCTAAGCAATTACCACAAGAAATACATTTAGATTGATCTACTGCAATTTTATTATCTCTTTCAATTATAGCTCCATCTACAGGGCAAGATTTAATACACTTTTTACATTTAATACATAAAAAATCATCAACAGTGTATTGTCTTTTAGAAGGAATAATATTAAATTCTTCCCTAATTAAATGATTTTCACCACAAAGTAAAGTTTTTGGTTCAGTTGGACAAACTTCTGCACAAAAACCACACCTAATACAAGCTCTAGTATTAATTACAGGATAAGTCTGACCTTCACCATCATCATTGTCTCCATCCCTAACAAGTTTAATAGCATGAGGAGAAGGACAAGATTGAGTACAAGCTCCACAAGCTATACAATACTCTTTAAGCACTTCTGGAAAATCCCTAAATCTATCAGGCTTTTCAACAATATCATGTTTAGATTTTGCATCAGTGACCCCTTCAAAAAAAGATTTCCTAGCAAATTCATATAAATACCAAATTACAGAAGACATATTTTTCCCTTATATTTAAATAACCACATTATATTTGATCATATTATAATACAACTTCAAAAGAAATATTAGAAGTTAACTATTAAATTATTTTAAATTATAAATATCTTTTGAAGTCTCACCTTTATCAACATCTATAATAGCTACTCGTTCAGCACAAGCAATACATGGATCAGCACTAGCATAAGTAGCTACAGCATCAGAAACTGTTGCAACATCTTTAAGCATAAATTTAGCACATGAATCAATATTCATAATACTTGGGGTTCTAATAGAGATATGCTTAATCAGATTACCATTAGTTTCAATCATGTAAGCAACTTCACCTCTTGGAGCTTCATTTCTCCATTCAGCATATCCAGAACCAATATCAACTTTAGTTCTAATATCACCATCAGGCAAAACATCAATAGCTTGTCTAATTAAATCAATAGACTGAGCAACTTCATCAAATCTATTCATAGTTCTTGCATAATTATCTCCTTCCTTTCTCCAAATAGGATCAAAATCAAGATAATCCCTATAAGTATGATGTTGTTCTCTTAAGTCATGTTTTAAACCAGAAGCTCTTCCAATAGGCCCAACAGCTCTGCCTTTTAAAGCTTCTTCCCTAGTCATTTTCCCTACATCTTTAGAACGAAGACCAACAAGAGGTCCTTCACTAAAAATCTCTGTATATCTATCTAAATCTTTTTCTATGAGACTAATTTTTTCTAAAATAGCATCAAGATGAATATTTTTTGCATCCATACGAACGCCACCAACAACATTCCATCCCATATTAACTCTATTACCAGTTAATAATTCAATAGCATCCATTGCATGCTCTCTTAAAGATAAAACATACATAAACAATGTTTCATGTTCTATTGCCTTAAAATAAGTAGAATTAGCTAAAAAATGACTTTGAATCCTATCTAACTCATTTGTAATAACTCTCAAAAGCTGAGCTCGAACAGGAGCTCGAACATCAGAAATTTTCTCAATTGTCTCAGCAAAAGTCTGAGTATGCTCATAAGAACAAATTCCACAAACTCTCTCAGCAAGGTAAATACATTTTTGCCAAGTTTTACCTTCCATAATCTTCTCAATTCCCCTATGAACATAACCATAATCAATTTCAGCTTTTAAAACTTTTTCTCCTTGAGTATGTAATTTAAGCCGAAGTGGTTCTTTTAAACCTGGGTGAATTGGACCAATAGGCAATATCATTTATTTACCTCCCTCATTAGACTCTTTTACAACTTCTTTTCCATTAGCTTCTCTCCCCCTAGCTGCAATAGCTCCAGGAGCAACAGCTAAAATTGCTTCTAAAATCTCACTAGGTCTTGGAGGACATCCAGAAATTTCAGCATCCACTGGAATGAAATCAGAAACAGGAGCATGTACTTTCCCACCTTCTTGGTTAAATACATCTCCAGATAATGGACAATTTCCAATACAAGCAACTACTTTAGGTTCAGGGGCTTTTGTATATATTCTTCTTATTTTTTTAATCCATTGTTCAGTAACAGCTCCAGTTATCAATATAACATCAGCTTCACGAGGATTATTATGAACATAAATTCCATATTGTTCAAGATCATATCTAGGAGATAAAAGTGCGACAATTTCAACATCACAACCATTACATCCCCCACAATTTACTAAACAAACATGGATAGAACTTTTTCTAACAATATCTTTAAGAGTATTTATCATTTATTAACCTCTTAAATCAAATTTACTTTTTAAATCAAACATGATTTCAGATTTAGTTTTTTATTCAACTTAATTTTTAATTAAATAATATTTTTTAAATAATATTTTTTAATTAAATAATATTTAATTATATTATATTTATTATTTGATTACTGCATTATTATTAATATTATTACAATAAATCATATTAAATTAATATTTACATTAACAACAAGTCTAAAACTTGCTTTTTACCATCTTTTAAAGCCATATCATAATCTTTTCCATCAATTATTTCTTTTACCAAAGATAATTTAATTCTATTAGCTTCTTCAATTGTTACTAATTCCATAACATCACATAACCAACAAAATCTCAAATCTGCATGAAGCTTTTCAGAAAGGCATTGAGGCTTAGCTGATTCAAGAGTGGCATGAAGGGCTTCTAAACTAGACATATCTAGATGGTTCATTAAGATTTTTTCAAACATTTCATTGGAAATTTCTAACTCTTTAGCTAACGGATTAACAACATCTTCTCTCCATCTGAAACTTTGAAGAATTCTAAGTTTCATTGTTTCCAGCAGCTCATCATCTTCATCCACAATATCACCATAGATAGTAATTTTTAATTATTATTAAACTAATTATTATTCTTATAATTATTATTCTTATTAGATCTGATTAAATATATTTAGTGTGATTAAATATATTAAAATTTAATTACATTAAATTTAATTATTATATTGAATTTGATTATTATATTAAATTTGATTATTATATTAAATTTGAATATTATATACATTTTATTATTTCAATTATATTAAAAATTATATTATTATAATAATATATCATAATAATATATTATTTAAGAAATTATATAATTATCAGGTAGTAAATTTTTAAATAATAATTATTATCTCATATAAAAGTTTTTAAGGATTAAATAAGCATATAAGTAATAATCCAAATTATAGCTGATAGGATTATTCCTATTAGAGTTTCTTTTCTTCCATATCCAGGCCTCATTCCAATTACTAAAGCTATTAAGAATAACCCTATTGATATTAATATTTCTGGTGAAATAAAACCAATTATATGATAAATAAAGCTATAATTAAATAATAATATCCATCCAATAATAGCAATAATTAAAGAGAATATTTCAATACCATTAAATACAAAAGGCTCTCCATGTTTTTTATAGCTTATCAAAAGACCTAAAACAGACCCTATAATAAAGACCAGTATATATATTAAATAGGATAATTCACTCATTCATATCACTCTAAAAAGATCATAATTGGTTAATATTTACTACATAGGCTTAAAAAGTATTATAAAGGATATTATTATAATAATTAATGTTATCATAAAGACTATATTTTCTAAATTTTCAGTTATATGGGCAAATTTCTCTTTATTTTGAAGTAAAATTAAAGAAAACATTATAATTCCAAATATAGTTACAGGAAGAACCAACCATCTTTGTAATACTGCAGCAAAACCACTAGCTAATATAACTCCAATAGCCATACATGAGGTTAATACAACAAAATCTTTCTCTTTATTCATAATATCCCTAAGTTAAGGTATAAATTTTCAATTTTATAATTTATATTAATTACTATAAGTTTAATTAAATAATGTAATTTTTTAACAGATCTATTTTATTAATATAACTATTTATTAATAGATTTTAAATAATAAAAAATTTTAATAGATCTACTAAAGATTTAATAAATCTACTAAAGATTAGATCTATTAAAGATCAGATCTATTAAACATCGATTTATCAAAATGACCATTTATCACTAATTTAAGCTAAAAACATCAATAAAAGTGATCCTCCAATTCCAATAATAGCTAAAGATATTTGACTCATAACAGTATGATTAGGATTTAAAATCGGAGTAGTAGCATTTATAACTGCAGTAATAGCTGTAATCAAAATCATTCCAATTAAATATTCAATTATTGAAAGTGGTCCAAAGAACACTGTTAAAAATACCCATAATAAAATATACCATGCAATTGATTCTGAAAGCATCATATAACCTCTTAAAACACCGAAATGCTCAGTTTCAAAGCCAGAGATAATATCTTTTCCCTTAGTTATTGAAAAAGGAGAGTATGGTGATTTAGAAACTATAAGAACAAAGAACATTAATGCAGCTAAAGGAATTGAATATATTAATGGACCATTAGCAGATTGGTAAGTAATAATCTCACCTAAATTCATAGTTCCAGTTTGAAGAAATACAATAGCTAAAACTGCAAATAATGGAATTTCAGCAGCTGCTGAAAAAACTGCTCTAACACAACTCATTTTACCATAAGGAGAACCTGATGAAGAACCTGCATTGTGTTCAACAATTTTATAAACAGCATAAACACCAAATATTAGTAATAATGACCCATAAGTAACAGGACCAACAATAACAGCAACAATCCATATAGCACAATACATACAAGCAATGGCTATATAAAATGGCATAGATGCAGTTTTTGGAAACGATGCTTCTTTAAAAAAGAATTTTAAAGAATGAAGAAAATGTTGGATAATTGGAGGGCCAGGTCTAAGTTGTATCCTCGCCATAACTTTCCTATGGAAACCTAATAATAAACTACCTAATAAGAAAGCTATTACAACATTAATAATGATATTAGCCATTAAATTCATAGTATCAACTCAAGAAGAAAAACTAAACATAAGAATTAATTATATAACCAATTAATATCCAATGAATGGTTCTTCAGTTCTTTCCTCCATTTCTTCTCTTTTAGCTTTTGCCATAGTTATTAAACCTAATGAAAGTATAAATAGTGGTATGAATACAATAGCTATCCCATAAACAATCCAATCAGAAGGACTAAATATTAAAGCATATAATATTAGCAATAAAGATATTATCAATAATGAACAGCTAGTTAGCATTAGTTTATTCATTTTCACACCTATTAATTCAATAATTTTATTAAATCTATATAAATCTTTTATAAATTTTTTTATTATAATAATATAATTTATAACAACATAATTTTATAATAACATAATTTTATAATAACATAATTTTTAATAATATATATAATATCTATAATGATAAATATGATATAATTTTTAATGAGATGATTTTTAATAAAGTAATATATAATAAAATAATTATTATATTAAAATTTATTATATTGCAATTTTTTATATTACAATTTATTATGTTACAATTATCAACAATACTTCAATCACCCTTATAATTACCATTAAAGAACTTAAATGAATTATTAATAAGAATGGAGAACCTGGTGTCCTAAACATCTCAGCTTTTGTAGCAAAAAATGGAGCTATACCAGTTTCACCAGCTACTCCTATTAAAAGGAGAATCGCTCCAAAAATCATCATAGGAGTTGCAACTAAACCAGAAATTACAAATAAACTTAAAGTTCCAGTAGCTGCAAGAATTATAGATGCTCCACCAAACAAAGGAAGAGAAGAAATCATAGCCATAATTCCATACTGATAAGCTGCATCAAGAACATCAACTTGTTTTACTGCAGAAACTATACCCACATTAACAATACCAATTAAAGCAATAAACAAGGTTAAGTTAAATAAATCTCCAGTAATCATTGCTCCAGCAGTAGCCAACCCACAAATAATAGCTAAAAATCTTCTTACCTTAAACTCAGCCAAACCAATTGAAACCTTATTTTCCTTTAAAGTTCCAAATTCTGCTTCAACTTGAGTTTCAGTTCTACTAATAGCTATTAAAAATGTGAATATTAAGACAACTGCAAACATAAATAGATGGAATGGAGTTAAATATAGTACAATATCACCTAAAGGTATTGTTCCAAGTAAATTACCACCTAATGACGTAATATCCATAATAATCCTCTTTATTTTATAATAAATTATCTATTAAATATAATCATTTTTATTATAATCTTTTATTATAATCATTTTTATTCTTAATTTTTTCAATAATTATAAATTCTCGACATATTATCGATTTATCATATTTGAATCTTTTTGAATTTAGAATAGTATTATATTCTAATATAAATCTATTTAGTACTATTTTAATACGAATATAATTCACTATTATAATTTACTATCAATATAATTTAATTTTAATCTATTCTAATATCAATCTATCTCATTACTTAATTATTCTCTCCTATATTCTTCAGTAAGAATAGATCCAATCAATCCTAATTTTGAAGCTACTTTTAAAACTAAACCACAAGCAGCCATAAATAATGAAAGAAGCCAATATTGAGGAGCCAAGAAGAACAATACAAATCCAACTATCCATAAACACCATGAAATACCAGATATTGCCCCAATACCTTCAACCACAAATACTGGTAACCCTCTTGCCTTCTTACACATCATATAGAATAATATACCTCCACCAGCAACTGCACCACCAGTAAAACCAGTTAAAAATGCACCAAATAATATCATAACAAGAGCTATAAAATTTGGAGCTGTTTTCATAATCTCCATATCTAAACTTAAAGGAAGTGGAAATACAGAAGGTTTTTCTGTTATAGTTCTATCTTTAGGAACTGAATTTTCAGCTTTTCTCATTTCACGAGATATTAAGATTTCTGAAATAGCCATAATCTCAGCTAATTCTACAACTAAACCAGGAAGTATCAATGCTTCAGCTAAATCTGTTCCAACAGCTGCAACTACAATTAACATAGCTAAGCCAACAAGATCAGTTAGGATTAAAATATGAATATCTCTTTTCTGAATAGCAATCCCAGTTAAACCAATGAACCCTATTAATATCGCTACATACAATGCAGGAAGGTATAAAGATGCTGTAATAGCTGGAACAACTTCTGGAACCAAAGTTACCATATCATTCTACTCCTTTTTTAATTTAGAAGAACCATCTTTAGAATGGGTTTTCTCATCATTTTCTTTTTTCCTATTTATAGTAAAGTTAAGTGCTAACCAAGAAGCTATAATAAAAGACATCATCAATATTGAAGATTCTAATATTGTATCAAAACCTCTTGTATAATAAAGAATCTCATCAATAAGTCCCCCTGGCGAAGAATAAATACTAGTTCCAAAATATGGAGAAAGCGATGCTACAAGAAGCGCCTGAGGACTCATATAAGAAGTTACCATACCTAAAGACATTGAATTTTCTGGATATTGAGCTTTAGTTATACCTGGAACTTCTAAAGGAATACCACCTCTATCATAAGGAGCAGTAGGAGTTCCTTGCTCAATTTGAACTTGAGGAGCAGGTCTTGGATAAATTTGGTCAACATCTAAACTTAAAGGAACAATAAATCCAACTAAAATAACTGCTGCTAATATTACAGAATAAATTTTAGGAATTTTATCTGGATTAGCAAGAGAGTTCCAAAAACGACCAATCCGGCTCATACGTCAGCCCCCATTTCTTCTAGTCTAGTTATAGCCCTAAGTAAAATCAAAGTAATAGCTGCAGTAGCAGCCACAAAAGTCATTAGTGCTAAGGTATGATTGTAAACAAGAAATATTAATGATATTCCAACTGCAGCAATTTCTGTATTAAACGTTCTGACAATAGGATCATTAACTCCAGGGCCTGCTACAGTAGCTATGCTTCCAATTATAGCTAATATACAACCCGCATAAAATAACATTTGAATTTCAATCAAATATCTCACCTTCAGGATTGTTTTTATTTCCCTCTTTAATATCTCTCTTTCGAATATCATTAATTTTAATAATGGATAAAAGGAATATAACAGTAGATATTGGTCCAAAAAGAGCAATTACTAAAGCTACATCTAAATATCTAAATGAAACAACCGCTAATAATAATCCTGCTTCCATAACTGCAAACATTATAAGCTTATCAAGAGGTTTAACAAGCAATATAATACCAAAAGCACCAATAAACATCAAGATTATTGATATAGATGTTACATTAAGAAAATCTAAAAAAATCATTAAATTCACC encodes:
- a CDS encoding energy-converting hydrogenase subunit EhaL family protein; this encodes MSELSYLIYILVFIIGSVLGLLISYKKHGEPFVFNGIEIFSLIIAIIGWILLFNYSFIYHIIGFISPEILISIGLFLIALVIGMRPGYGRKETLIGIILSAIIWIITYMLI
- a CDS encoding DUF2108 domain-containing protein, yielding MIFLDFLNVTSISIILMFIGAFGIILLVKPLDKLIMFAVMEAGLLLAVVSFRYLDVALVIALFGPISTVIFLLSIIKINDIRKRDIKEGNKNNPEGEIFD
- a CDS encoding EhaE family protein translates to MIEIQMLFYAGCILAIIGSIATVAGPGVNDPIVRTFNTEIAAVGISLIFLVYNHTLALMTFVAATAAITLILLRAITRLEEMGADV
- a CDS encoding respiratory chain complex I subunit 1 family protein; translation: MNLMANIIINVVIAFLLGSLLLGFHRKVMARIQLRPGPPIIQHFLHSLKFFFKEASFPKTASMPFYIAIACMYCAIWIVAVIVGPVTYGSLLLIFGVYAVYKIVEHNAGSSSGSPYGKMSCVRAVFSAAAEIPLFAVLAIVFLQTGTMNLGEIITYQSANGPLIYSIPLAALMFFVLIVSKSPYSPFSITKGKDIISGFETEHFGVLRGYMMLSESIAWYILLWVFLTVFFGPLSIIEYLIGMILITAITAVINATTPILNPNHTVMSQISLAIIGIGGSLLLMFLA
- a CDS encoding DUF1959 family protein, which translates into the protein MKLRILQSFRWREDVVNPLAKELEISNEMFEKILMNHLDMSSLEALHATLESAKPQCLSEKLHADLRFCWLCDVMELVTIEEANRIKLSLVKEIIDGKDYDMALKDGKKQVLDLLLM
- a CDS encoding EhaF family protein; translated protein: MSRIGRFWNSLANPDKIPKIYSVILAAVILVGFIVPLSLDVDQIYPRPAPQVQIEQGTPTAPYDRGGIPLEVPGITKAQYPENSMSLGMVTSYMSPQALLVASLSPYFGTSIYSSPGGLIDEILYYTRGFDTILESSILMMSFIIASWLALNFTINRKKENDEKTHSKDGSSKLKKE
- a CDS encoding 4Fe-4S binding protein: MIIIEVSTKKCTKPLREVEVDYEIDNSKCEICEDKPCLKACPVEAVYIDSEDNNTKINEKCFGCVLCREACPYDAIKIETKLAEPIRENIPNINPKLCRACGACVSSCKTGAIHLTSSGSEEVHSEIDEDKCVRCGYCFRSCPTDAIKYGEILPRTVSGGRAIVVNQKNCIGCMTCTRICPSRGAINVGKTSKLPYIDPSYCARCEECMEVCPSSAIKYSSRKKAYESFNKIRSLEIASNIIDNDIKKLSNDISKVDSILTDLAHDYSSKEGKDFEINVTNSIIDKIQDKIVSDISVVELNDLVEYFPPIRKIKIFEDTCIGCGECIPICPVNAIWLEMPSPIHIEDNCVFCGKCVSTCPVTAIELTEEFFETRGNDIYFIRRTIDSVRDGEFRIQKSLCQACGVCVNQCPVDALSLKDDEIFVNQDLCISCRECEALCPVNAIKICLNNE
- a CDS encoding hydrogenase large subunit; this encodes MILPIGPIHPGLKEPLRLKLHTQGEKVLKAEIDYGYVHRGIEKIMEGKTWQKCIYLAERVCGICSYEHTQTFAETIEKISDVRAPVRAQLLRVITNELDRIQSHFLANSTYFKAIEHETLFMYVLSLREHAMDAIELLTGNRVNMGWNVVGGVRMDAKNIHLDAILEKISLIEKDLDRYTEIFSEGPLVGLRSKDVGKMTREEALKGRAVGPIGRASGLKHDLREQHHTYRDYLDFDPIWRKEGDNYARTMNRFDEVAQSIDLIRQAIDVLPDGDIRTKVDIGSGYAEWRNEAPRGEVAYMIETNGNLIKHISIRTPSIMNIDSCAKFMLKDVATVSDAVATYASADPCIACAERVAIIDVDKGETSKDIYNLK
- a CDS encoding NADH-quinone oxidoreductase subunit B family protein, with amino-acid sequence MINTLKDIVRKSSIHVCLVNCGGCNGCDVEIVALLSPRYDLEQYGIYVHNNPREADVILITGAVTEQWIKKIRRIYTKAPEPKVVACIGNCPLSGDVFNQEGGKVHAPVSDFIPVDAEISGCPPRPSEILEAILAVAPGAIAARGREANGKEVVKESNEGGK
- a CDS encoding EhaG family protein translates to MVTLVPEVVPAITASLYLPALYVAILIGFIGLTGIAIQKRDIHILILTDLVGLAMLIVVAAVGTDLAEALILPGLVVELAEIMAISEILISREMRKAENSVPKDRTITEKPSVFPLPLSLDMEIMKTAPNFIALVMILFGAFLTGFTGGAVAGGGILFYMMCKKARGLPVFVVEGIGAISGISWCLWIVGFVLFFLAPQYWLLSLFMAACGLVLKVASKLGLIGSILTEEYRRE
- a CDS encoding 4Fe-4S binding protein, translated to MSSVIWYLYEFARKSFFEGVTDAKSKHDIVEKPDRFRDFPEVLKEYCIACGACTQSCPSPHAIKLVRDGDNDDGEGQTYPVINTRACIRCGFCAEVCPTEPKTLLCGENHLIREEFNIIPSKRQYTVDDFLCIKCKKCIKSCPVDGAIIERDNKIAVDQSKCISCGNCLEACPVKGAMKGVFIDNLEDQKAIIRLVVNTLEEFIESKEDELQSLPSEKLLKLQLPLSKIWDKALQILPDEEVALEVIENATDRLKIRIITWDESKCEKCRLCVDECPTGAITYSPDENKVERDSDKCLRCSNCYQTCPFSVVKYFIAKFLLDEVDGEKVILITLKESQLANR